In Solimonas sp. K1W22B-7, the DNA window TCCAGCTCGGGACACCAGTCATGGGAGGACAGGATCGCGACTTGCGTCGCTCCCACGGGTGAGGCTCAGGCTTCGCTGGGAGTTCGCGCGCTGATGGCCAGCGCGTGGATATCCGTCTGCATCATCTCGCCCAGCGCGGCGTAGACCTGGCGGTGGCGCGCGACGTGCCCCTGGCCTTCGAAGGCGGCGGACACGATCTTGACGCGGAAGTGTCCGCGGCCGGTGGCGGCGCCGGCGTGGCCGGCATGCAGGTGGCTTTCGTCTTCCACCGCCAGTTCCACCGGTGCGAAGGCCTGCAGCAGGCAGTCGCGGATGCGTTCGACGCGGTTCATGGCAGGGCCTGTACGAAGGGCGTGACTTCCACGCGCTCGTAGACGCCGGCGGCGAGGTAGGGGTCGGCCTCGGCCCAGGCCTTGGCGGCTTCGAGGCTGGGGAATTCGGCGACGATCAGGCTGCCGTGGAAGCCGGCCTGCGGCGCGTCGGCGGCGTCGGCCCTGGGGCGTGGGCCGGCCAGCACCAGGCGGCCTTCGGCGACCAGCAGCTTGATGCGCTCGACGTGCGCCGGGCGCGTGGCCAGGCGGCCGGCGAGGCTGTCGGGCACGTCCACGCCCCAGATTGCGTAGAGCATCACTTCTGCTCCTGCAGGTAAGGCGACAGGAAGGGTGCATGCGCCAGCATGAACACGAACATCAGGATCAGGGTGCCCGGAAATTTGAACAGCATCCAGGTGTCGTAGCTGAAGGTCTTTGCCACCCAGATATTGAGTGCGGCGCTGAATGCGAAGTAGACCACCCAGGCAACGTTGACCTTGCGCCAGACCGGATCGGGCAGGGCGAAGGACTTTTCGCCCATGCGCTGCAGCAGCACCTTGTCGCCGACCAGATGGCTGCCGGCCAGGGCCAGGGCGAAGATGCCGTAGACCAGGGTGGGCTTGTACTGGATGAAGGTGGCGTTGCGCAGGTACAGCGTCAGCCCGCCCAGCGCCAGTGCAATCAGCGCTGTCACGAAATGCGCCTTGTGCAGGCGTTTCTCGGTGAACCCGTAGTACGCCACCAGCAGGAACAGGGAGACGATCAGCGCGATGGTGGCGGCGTAGACGTCGAACAGGAAATAGGCGCCGAGGAAGACCAGCGCAGGCAGGGAGTCGAGCAGGAATTTCATGCGCGCATTGTAAGCCGCTTGCTGCAGGATGGTGTCATTGGATGATCGGTGCGTCCCTCGATACGCACGCTTCGCGGGCTACTCGGGATGAACGGTTCGCTGATTGCATTAAGATGACCGGATGACTGCCCAATGGCTCGAGCTGCACCCCCAGAATCCCCAGAAGCGCTTGCTCACGCAGGCCGCCGAGCGGCTGCGCGAGGGCGCGGTGATCGCCTGGCCTACCGACTCCTGCTATGCCCTGGGTTGTCACCTGGACGACCGCGAGGCGGCCGAGCGCCTGCGCCGCATCCGCGACTTCGACCGCCACCACCAGTTCACCCTGGTCTGCCGCGACCTGTCGGAGATCGCGACCTATGCCCGCGTCGACAACCAGCAGTTCCGCCTGCTCAAGTCGCTGACACCGGGGCCCTATACCTTCATCCTGGAAGCGACCAAGGAACTGCCCAAGCGCATCGCCCACGAGAAGCGCAAGACCGTGGGCATCCGCGTGCCGGAGCACGTGGTGGCCCAGGCCCTGCTGGAGACCCTGGGCGAGCCGCTGATCTCCTGCACCCTGCAGTTCCCGGACGAGGACGGCCCGGTGAGCGACCCCCAGGACTTCCGCCAGCGGCTGATGCGCGAGGTGGACCTGGTGCTGGACGCCGGCAACTGCGGCACCGAGCCGACCACCGTGCTGGACCTCAGCGGCGGCGGGGTGCAGCTGATGCGCCAGGGCAAGGGCGATACCTCCCGCCTGGGGCTCTGAAAGAGCCTTCTGAGCGCCGGTTCACCGGCCTCCATCCCGTATAATCGGGCTCATGCCAGTCGATTCCAGCCTGGTCCAGACCATCGCCATCTGGGCCCTCCCGGTTTTATTCGCGATCACGCTGCACGAGGTGGCCCACGGGCTGGCCGCGCGGCGCCTGGGTGACCCCACGGCCGCGAGCCAGGGACGGCTGAGCCTGAACCCGCTGCGCCATGTCGATCCGGTGGGTACGGTGGTGGTGCCGATCGTGCTGCTGGTGCTGAGCAAGCTGGCCGGCGGCGGCTTCCTGTTCGGCTGGGCCAAGCCCGTTCCGGTGGACTACCGTCGCCTGCGCCATCCGCATCGCGACATGGCGCTGGTGGCCGCTGCGGGGCCGCTGGCCAATCTGCTCATGGCCATCGGCTGGGGGCTGCTGCTGAAGCTGGCGCTGACGATGGGCAGCGACGAGGGCCTGTGGCTGGGCCTGCGCTACATGTCGGTGGCCGGTGTCACCGTGAACCTGGTGCTGATGGTCCTGAACCTGATCCCCCTGCCGCCGCTGGACGGCGGCCGGGTACTCACCGGCCTGCTGCCGCTGCCGCTGGCGGTGCGCTATGCCAAGCTGGAACCCTATGGCCTGCTGATCGTCGTCGGCCTGCTTGCGACCGGCCTGCTGTCGAAGATCATGTACTGGCCCCTGTTCATCTCCGAGAGCCTGCTCTACACGTTGCTGGGCCTCAACCCGTCCTTGCTCTACTAGAACCGTGACTGCCTCCCGATCCATCGTTCTCTCCGGCATCCAGCCTTCCGGCCGCCTGACGCTCGGCAACTATCTCGGCGCCCTGAAGAACTGGGTGACGCTGTCGGATGCCTGGGACTGCTACTACATGCTGGTGGACCTGCACGCGATCACCGTGCGGCAGGACCCGAAGGTGCTGCGCGAGCGCTGCCAGGAGTTCCTGGCGCTGTACATCGCCTGCGGCCTGGACCCGGCGAAGAACACGCTGTTCGTGCAGAGCCACGTGCCGGCGCATGCGCGCCTGGGCTGGATCCTCAACTGCTACACGCAGATGGGCGAGCTCAACCGCATGACGCAGTTCAAGGACAAGTCGGCCAAGCATGCCGACAACATCAACGCCGGCCTGTTCGACTACCCGGTGCTGATGGCGGCCGACATCCTGCTGTACCAGGCCAAGGCCGTGCCGGTGGGCGACGACCAGAAGCAGCACCTGGAACTGACGCGCGACGTCGCGATGCGCTTCAACAATCTCTACGGCAACGTCTTCACCGTGCCTGAGCCGATGATCCCGCCGGTGGGCGCGCGCATCATGGGCCTGCAGGAGCCGACGGCGAAGATGAGCAAGTCCGGCGACGCCGAGACCGACGCGATCTACCTGCTCGACGGCCCCGACGTGATCACGCGCAAGATCAAGCGCGCCGTGACCGACCTGGGCAGCGAGATCCGCCATGACATTGCCGAGAAGCCCGGCGTGTCCAACCTGATGTCGATCCTCTCCGCGATCCGCGGCGAGTCCTTCGCCGACATCGAGGCGCGCTACGTCGGCAAGGGCTACGGCCATTTCAAGACCGAGGTCGCCGAAGCGGTGGTGGAATGCCTCAGGCCGGTGCAGGAGCGCTATGCCGCCGTGCGCGAGGACACCGAGGGCCTGCGCCAGGTGCTGCGCGCCGGCGCCGAGGCCGCTTCGGCCCGTGCGGACGCCACCCTGAAGAACGTGCATGACGTGCTGGGGTTCATCCCCGAATGAACGAGACCGAAACCCCTGTCGCCGAGGAAACCAGCGTCGTTGCGGTTGCCGACGCGCTGAGGATGCCGAAGATCCATGGCCAGTCCATGGACAAGTTGCCTGAGGATCTGTACATCCCGCCGGATGCGCTCGAAGTGTTCCTCGACGCCTTCGAAGGCCCGCTGGATCTCTTGCTGTACCTGATCCGGCGCCAGAACCTCAACATCCTCGATATCCCGGTACTGCAGATCACGAAGCAGTACGTGCAGTACATCAGCCTGATGCGCGAGATGAAGCTGGAGCTCGCCGCGGAGTACCTGGTGATGGCGGCGCTGCTGGCCGAGATCAAGTCGCGCATCCTGCTGCCGCGTCCGCCGCCGGATGAGGTGGAGGAGGAGGGCGACCCGCGCATGGAGCTGGTGCGCCGCCTGCAGGAGTACGAGCGCTACAAGAGCGCCGGCGAGAGCCTGGAGAAGATGCCGCGCGTCGGCCGCGACCTGTTCATGGCGCAGGCACGCCCCGAGGTGATCCCGCAGATCGCGCGGCTGCCGATGCCGACGCTGCGCGAGCTGCTGATGTCCTTCCGTGACGTGATGGAACGGGCCAAGCTGTTCACCCACCACCACATCTCGCGCGAGCCGCTGTCGGTGCGCGAGCGCATGTCGCACATCCTGTCGCTGGTGCAGGGCGGCCCGCGCCGGCTGGAAGACCTGGTGGACCCGGAAGAGGGCCGCCTCGGCGTGGTGGTCTGTTTCCTCGCGATCCTGGAGCTGACCAAGTCGGCGCTGCTGGACGTGGTGCAGGAATCTGCGTTCGCGCCGCTGATGGTGCAGACCGCCAAGGCCCGTCCCTGGCTGGAAGACGAAGAAGATGAACAGGCGGACGGCGCAGCCGCCGCCGGGGAAGACGCATGAACCAAGAAATCACCGAAATCCAGACCGCCGAACCGGAACAGCCGGGCCTGCTCGCCAGCGAGCCCGTGACGCAGCTGGTCAACATCCTCGAGTCGCTGCTGCTGGCCTCCGAATTGCCGCTGTCGCTGGAACAGCTGCACCGCCTGCTGGGCCCCGAGCTGGGCGTCGGCAAGAAGGAAATCCGCGCCGGGCTCGACGCCCTGACGCAGGCCCTGGAAGGCCGCGCCACGGAGCTGTCGGAAGTCGCCAGCGGCTTCCGCATCCAGGTGCGCCCGAGCTATGCCGAGTGGGTCAGCCGGCTGTGGCAGGAGAAGCCGCCGCGCATGTCGCGTGCGCTGCTCGAGACGCTGGCGATCATCTGCTACCGCCAGCCGGTGACGCGCGGCGAGGTGGAAGAGATCCGCGGCGTGGCGTTGTCGCCCAACATCATCCGCACCCTGCTGGAGCGCGGCTGGATCCGCGAGCTGGGCGTCAAGGAAGTGCCGGGCCGCCCTTCGCTGTTCGGCACCACGCACCAGATGCTGGACGATCTCAACATCAAGTCGCTGGACGACCTGCCGTCGCTGCCCGAGATCAAGGACCCGGCGCAGCTCGAAGCGGCGCTGGCGCGCCTGGGCGAGGGCCTGCCCGGAGCGGTCGCCGCGCTGGCGGGGCCGGAGGCGGAAGCGGAAGGCGAGGCTGAAGCAGAAGCCGGGGTTGCGGCTGAAGCCGCGGAGCCGGTCGACGTGGAGGCGGAGGCTGGCGAAGAGCCGGTGGCTGCAGACGCTGATGCTGAGACCGGGACTGACCCCGCTACAGATGCCGCCGCGGATGCCGAAGAGCCGGATGCTCTGGGCGACGAGCCGCCCACCGAAGCTTCCGACGAACCGAGCCTCCATTGA includes these proteins:
- a CDS encoding BolA family protein, producing the protein MNRVERIRDCLLQAFAPVELAVEDESHLHAGHAGAATGRGHFRVKIVSAAFEGQGHVARHRQVYAALGEMMQTDIHALAISARTPSEA
- a CDS encoding YciI family protein, with translation MLYAIWGVDVPDSLAGRLATRPAHVERIKLLVAEGRLVLAGPRPRADAADAPQAGFHGSLIVAEFPSLEAAKAWAEADPYLAAGVYERVEVTPFVQALP
- a CDS encoding inner membrane-spanning protein YciB: MKFLLDSLPALVFLGAYFLFDVYAATIALIVSLFLLVAYYGFTEKRLHKAHFVTALIALALGGLTLYLRNATFIQYKPTLVYGIFALALAGSHLVGDKVLLQRMGEKSFALPDPVWRKVNVAWVVYFAFSAALNIWVAKTFSYDTWMLFKFPGTLILMFVFMLAHAPFLSPYLQEQK
- a CDS encoding L-threonylcarbamoyladenylate synthase, with protein sequence MTAQWLELHPQNPQKRLLTQAAERLREGAVIAWPTDSCYALGCHLDDREAAERLRRIRDFDRHHQFTLVCRDLSEIATYARVDNQQFRLLKSLTPGPYTFILEATKELPKRIAHEKRKTVGIRVPEHVVAQALLETLGEPLISCTLQFPDEDGPVSDPQDFRQRLMREVDLVLDAGNCGTEPTTVLDLSGGGVQLMRQGKGDTSRLGL
- a CDS encoding site-2 protease family protein, which gives rise to MPVDSSLVQTIAIWALPVLFAITLHEVAHGLAARRLGDPTAASQGRLSLNPLRHVDPVGTVVVPIVLLVLSKLAGGGFLFGWAKPVPVDYRRLRHPHRDMALVAAAGPLANLLMAIGWGLLLKLALTMGSDEGLWLGLRYMSVAGVTVNLVLMVLNLIPLPPLDGGRVLTGLLPLPLAVRYAKLEPYGLLIVVGLLATGLLSKIMYWPLFISESLLYTLLGLNPSLLY
- the trpS gene encoding tryptophan--tRNA ligase, translated to MTASRSIVLSGIQPSGRLTLGNYLGALKNWVTLSDAWDCYYMLVDLHAITVRQDPKVLRERCQEFLALYIACGLDPAKNTLFVQSHVPAHARLGWILNCYTQMGELNRMTQFKDKSAKHADNINAGLFDYPVLMAADILLYQAKAVPVGDDQKQHLELTRDVAMRFNNLYGNVFTVPEPMIPPVGARIMGLQEPTAKMSKSGDAETDAIYLLDGPDVITRKIKRAVTDLGSEIRHDIAEKPGVSNLMSILSAIRGESFADIEARYVGKGYGHFKTEVAEAVVECLRPVQERYAAVREDTEGLRQVLRAGAEAASARADATLKNVHDVLGFIPE
- a CDS encoding segregation and condensation protein A; this encodes MNETETPVAEETSVVAVADALRMPKIHGQSMDKLPEDLYIPPDALEVFLDAFEGPLDLLLYLIRRQNLNILDIPVLQITKQYVQYISLMREMKLELAAEYLVMAALLAEIKSRILLPRPPPDEVEEEGDPRMELVRRLQEYERYKSAGESLEKMPRVGRDLFMAQARPEVIPQIARLPMPTLRELLMSFRDVMERAKLFTHHHISREPLSVRERMSHILSLVQGGPRRLEDLVDPEEGRLGVVVCFLAILELTKSALLDVVQESAFAPLMVQTAKARPWLEDEEDEQADGAAAAGEDA
- the scpB gene encoding SMC-Scp complex subunit ScpB, with protein sequence MNQEITEIQTAEPEQPGLLASEPVTQLVNILESLLLASELPLSLEQLHRLLGPELGVGKKEIRAGLDALTQALEGRATELSEVASGFRIQVRPSYAEWVSRLWQEKPPRMSRALLETLAIICYRQPVTRGEVEEIRGVALSPNIIRTLLERGWIRELGVKEVPGRPSLFGTTHQMLDDLNIKSLDDLPSLPEIKDPAQLEAALARLGEGLPGAVAALAGPEAEAEGEAEAEAGVAAEAAEPVDVEAEAGEEPVAADADAETGTDPATDAAADAEEPDALGDEPPTEASDEPSLH